The Streptomyces sp. NBC_00659 genomic interval TCCGCGAGACGCTCGCAGTCTCGTTGCTGGCGGGCTACGCCCAACGCGTCGCCCTCGTCGTCCCGCGAGATGCGGGTGTAGATCCCTACTCGGCGTGCCACGTCCGGGCCTCCCCAGCCTCAAGAGCGGGGATCAGACTACTACTGTCATCGAGTCAAGTCAGCCTGGACGCCGAACCTCCCGTCGTCTGGCGGTCCGGGCAGGTGCTCGACGCGTAGGCGCGGCTCGCGCCCATGACGGTTCGCGGTCATGACGTGAGAGGGACCCCCGGCGGTGTGCCGGGGGTCCCTCTTTGTCGGTTCCGGGTGGGGGTGTGTGCCCTACGGCGTCAGAACGTGCCCAGCTTGATGATCGACAGGATGGCGATCAGCTGGATGGAGGACGCGGCGAGGGCCTTCGGCCAGGGGAGGTCGTGGGACTTGCCGACCATCAGGGTCAGCAGGGCGCCCGCGGCGACCCAGGTGATCCAGCCGAGGAGCTTGACGAAGGACGCGTCGCCGCCGAGGAACATGGCGAGGAGCAGCCGTGGGGTGTCCGTGATGGACATGATCAGCATGGAGAGGCCGACCGTGGGCTGCCAGGCACCGTTGCCGCCGAGCTGGCGGGCCAGGGTGTGGGTGACCACGCCGAGGACGAACGTGCTGAGCACGAGGGCGACAGCGGTCGTCAGGACGATCGGGACGGCGTTGGAGAGGGTCGCGTTGATGGCGTCCTCGCGGGCGCCGTCGAAGCCGAAGACCGCCAGCAGGCCGTAGAGGAACGTCACGATCAGGGCCGGGGCCCACATCGTGTAGTCGCGCATCTGGAGGAAGGTCCGGTTCGGGGCCGTCACTATGCCCTTGAGCAGGTCCTTCCAGTGCAGCCTGGGGCCGACCGGCGGAGCGGCCGCC includes:
- a CDS encoding Yip1 family protein, which gives rise to MSQLGTDGGPVAPGRARHSSEPGTFDDVAGFRIGRGGRDNRASQGRPQQQPSYGQSSQGRGQQSPQGGGQQPYGYPPAPSQPQYGGQQPYGGQQGGPPYRGGQQGGWPQGGGHAGGHGEPEYFGDGHPQQGPDPYAANSPGHTQAFSIGEDPYNQGDVYRAGQAAAPPVGPRLHWKDLLKGIVTAPNRTFLQMRDYTMWAPALIVTFLYGLLAVFGFDGAREDAINATLSNAVPIVLTTAVALVLSTFVLGVVTHTLARQLGGNGAWQPTVGLSMLIMSITDTPRLLLAMFLGGDASFVKLLGWITWVAAGALLTLMVGKSHDLPWPKALAASSIQLIAILSIIKLGTF